One region of Thiorhodovibrio frisius genomic DNA includes:
- a CDS encoding class I SAM-dependent methyltransferase, whose product MFCVEHLNALRLAEIEKTLPYLRPVGARVLELGAGTGQQALELERHGFSVEAIELSDSNYAEDRLFNITDYDGRHIPFADASFDIVFSSNVLEHVPDLAGMHAEIRRVLKPTGYAVHILPTHAWRFWTTVSAFPTAFMYAATIRGQLVPRLSRNVAEIRRLLGAWYRAGLYLLAPFGQRRHGERGNIISETWLFHPSWWRRNFRANGFDIIEDEPLGLFYTGHMTFGMRWSLERRARLARVLGSATHLFELKASGSPKAQATAVVNPVEVSHAPV is encoded by the coding sequence GTGTTTTGCGTCGAGCATCTCAACGCGCTCAGGCTGGCTGAGATCGAAAAGACCCTGCCCTATTTGCGGCCCGTCGGAGCGCGTGTGTTGGAATTGGGCGCCGGCACAGGCCAGCAGGCACTCGAGCTGGAGCGGCACGGCTTCTCGGTTGAAGCAATCGAGCTTTCAGATTCGAACTACGCCGAGGATCGTCTGTTCAACATTACCGACTACGACGGACGCCATATCCCGTTCGCTGACGCGAGCTTCGACATCGTCTTTTCGTCAAACGTGCTTGAGCATGTTCCAGATCTAGCCGGAATGCACGCAGAGATCCGGCGTGTGCTAAAGCCAACCGGTTATGCTGTTCACATTCTACCAACTCACGCGTGGCGCTTCTGGACAACCGTCTCGGCATTCCCGACGGCCTTTATGTATGCAGCCACAATCCGCGGCCAACTTGTGCCGCGCTTGTCGCGTAATGTTGCGGAAATCCGGCGCTTGTTGGGTGCCTGGTATCGGGCTGGACTGTACTTGCTCGCGCCTTTCGGGCAGCGCCGACATGGTGAGAGGGGCAATATCATCTCCGAGACGTGGCTGTTCCATCCGAGTTGGTGGCGCCGAAACTTCCGCGCCAACGGTTTTGACATCATTGAGGACGAACCGTTAGGACTATTTTATACTGGCCATATGACGTTCGGCATGCGCTGGTCGCTTGAGCGGCGGGCCCGGTTGGCGCGTGTTCTCGGCAGCGCCACGCATTTGTTCGAGCTCAAGGCAAGCGGCTCGCCAAAAGCTCAGGCTACTGCTGTCGTAAATCCAGTGGAGGTATCGCATGCGCCGGTTTAA